Proteins from a genomic interval of Papaver somniferum cultivar HN1 chromosome 4, ASM357369v1, whole genome shotgun sequence:
- the LOC113274597 gene encoding uncharacterized protein LOC113274597, whose product MEEENQQKPPTPVPATELPQPTENPKIPTQNPSSLPPLPPNHTAKKRKLADNVDTNSKCFKIRAIVKDLRPNFIEVLRTPDFRNSKAAEEIKTKMNLLIVLYKQLVSETVSTTTCNSGVQSLPGESKVEQIPLEKLPEEKLAAQPQPPPQPDQIPQKVSEPTLDVNNSNSAVQDVMFEGTYVVGGSNFGWNFIMHPGGKPVYYGVTRESRKLAKEPCSDK is encoded by the exons atggaagaagaaaatcaacaaaaaccTCCAACTCCAGTTCCGGCAACTGAACTACCGCAACcaactgaaaaccctaaaatcccgaCTCAAAATCCTtcttctcttcctcctcttcctcctaATCATACCGCCAAGAAGAGAAAGCTTGCTGATAATGTTGATACCAATAGTAAGTGTTTCAAGATCCGTGCAATTGTTAAAGATCTTCGCCCTAATTTCATCGAG gtTCTGCGAACTCCTGATTTCCGAAACAGTAAAGCTGCGGAAGAAATTAAAACAA AGATGAAcctcctgatagttttgtataaACAATTGGTGTCTGAGACAGTCTCAACTACAACTTGCAATTCTGGGGTTCAATCCTTGCCAGGAGAAAGCAAGGTTGAACAGATCCCCTTGGAGAAGCTCCCAGAGGAAAAGCTTGCAGCACAACCTCAACCTCCACCTCAACCTGACCAAATTCCACAAAAAGTAAGTGAACCTACATTGGATGTGAATAACTCCAACAGTGCCGTGCAAGATGTCATGTTTGAAGGGACATATGTTGTTGGGGGTTCGAATTTTGGTTGGAATTTCATCATGCATCCTGGTGGTAAACCAGTCTATTACGGGGTAACAAGAGAATCACGCAAATTAGCGAA GGAACCTTGCTCGGACAAGTAA
- the LOC113274598 gene encoding 5-amino-6-(5-phospho-D-ribitylamino)uracil phosphatase, chloroplastic-like — translation MVDSIASTSLLGHRPVFRCSINKDGSLRRRVNDFCKFPVNEFVGCRSICISSVSAQSRRSDKWGSCRNGFAIKALAAQLTKEAYSYREEHRIPKNLGYPVDTGSSRSSAGSWPPPNMADNSAIHNPLLRQEMMGCGWLGAIFEWEGVIVEDNPDLEKQAWLTLSQEEGKPSPPTYMLKRIEGMKIEQAISEVLCWSRDPTSLRRMANRKEQIYQGLQGGIYRLRAGSREFANVLMNYKIPMALVSTRPRNIIEAAVRVIEMEGFFSVIVSAEDVHRGKPDPEMFIYASQLLKYIPERCIVFGNSNSTVEAAHDVRMKCVAVASKHPVYELSAADLIVRQLDELSVVDLKNLADIESPEFGFGEPELEMEEEDEETRPSSAVGVDDNFW, via the coding sequence ATGGTGGATTCAATTGCTTCAACATCTCTACTTGGGCACAGACCGGTTTTTCGATGTTCCATAAACAAGGATGGGTCATTGAGACGAAGGGTGAATGATTTCTGTAAGTTTCCGGTTAATGAATTCGTTGGTTGTCGATCGATATGTATAAGTTCAGTTTCAGCTCAATCAAGGAGGAGTGACAAATGGGGAAGTTGCCGAAATGGGTTTGCAATTAAGGCGCTTGCAGCGCAATTGACTAAAGAAGCATATTCATATAGAGAAGAACATCGAATTCCTAAGAATTTAGGTTATCCGGTTGATACAGGTTCGAGTAGGAGTTCTGCAGGTTCTTGGCCGCCACCAAATATGGCTGATAATTCTGCGATTCATAACCCGTTACTTCGTCAGGAaatgatgggttgtggttggtTAGGTGCTATATTTGAATGGGAAGGAGTGATTGTTGAAGATAATCCTGATCTTGAGAAACAAGCATGGTTAACGTTGTCTCAAGAAGAGGGGAAACCTTCCCCGCCAACTTATATGTTGAAAAGAATCGAAGGGATGAAGATTGAACAAGCGATTTCTGAGGTGCTTTGTTGGTCGAGAGACCCGACTAGTCTAAGAAGAATGGCTAATAGAAAGGAGCAGATATACCAAGGATTGCAAGGTGGAATTTATAGATTACGAGCAGGTTCTCGAGAATTTGCCAATGTTTTGATGAATTACAAGATTCCCATGGCATTGGTTTCTACACGTCCAAGAAACATAATCGAAGCAGCAGTTAGGGTCATCGAAATGGAGGGATTTTTCAGCGTGATTGTGTCCGCAGAAGATGTTCATAGAGGGAAACCGGATCCAGAAATGTTTATCTATGCATCACAGCTTTTAAAATACATACCGGAACGTTGTATTGTGTTTGGAAATTCAAATTCAACAGTAGAAGCTGCTCATGATGTTCGAATGAAGTGTGTTGCAGTTGCTAGCAAGCATCCTGTATACGAGTTGTCTGCTGCCGATTTGATTGTAAGACAATTAGATGAGCTATCCGTGGTGGATTTGAAGAACCTTGCAGATATTGAGTCCCCAGAATTCGGGTTTGGAGAACCAGAACTGGAAAtggaggaggaagacgaagagaCGCGCCCGTCTTCAGCAGTTGGAGTTGATGACAACTTCTGGTAA
- the LOC113271822 gene encoding protein DETOXIFICATION 27-like, translating to MENCESGDVGDERREEMKVPLLKEYSSSKEIELKNDYNQIHGGLRRRVWIESKKLWRIVGPTIFTRIASYSLNIITQSFAGSLGNLELASISLSITVILGFNFGLLLGMASALETLCGQAYGAKQYRMLGIYLQRSWVVLFLCAILLLPVYIFTSPILKLLGQPDDLAEQSGLVTIWLIPVHFAFAFQLPLQRYLQCQHKTPITAYVSWFVLAFHIFVNWLFIYKLGFGIIGAAVTMNISWWIIVLVLCWYVVCGGCPETWTGFSTEAFSGLWEFFKLSAASGVMLCLENWYYRILILMTGNLNNATIAVSALAVCMSINAWEMSIPFAFFAATGVRVANELGAGNGKAAKFASIVSAITSLIVGLCICVLILILHGKLATIFTSSNIVIEEVDNLAILLAITIFLNSIQPVLSGIAVGSGWQASVAYINIGCYYIVGLPLGAVLGWVFHLGVQGIWSGMIGGTAIQTLILLIITIRCDWDMQAEKASLRMTAKK from the exons ATGGAAAATTGTGAAAGTGGAGATGTAGGAGATGAAAGAAGAGAAGAGATGAAGGTTCCGTTGTTGAAAGAATATTCATCATCGAAGGAGATAGAACTGAAAAATGATTATAATCAAATTCATGGCGGTTTACGGAGGAGAGTTTGGATAGAATCGAAGAAGTTATGGCGTATCGTTGGTCCAACTATCTTCACACGTATAGCTTCTTATTCTTTGAATATTATCACTCAATCTTTTGCTGGGAGTTTGGGTAACCTTGAGCTTGCTTCAATTTCACTCTCCATTACTGTTATCCTTGGTTTTAACTTCGGCTTATtg TTAGGAATGGCGAGTGCATTAGAGACATTATGCGGACAAGCTTACGGAGCTAAACAATACCGTATGCTAGGAATATACTTGCAACGTTCTTGGGTTGTTTTATTTCTCTGCGCAATTTTACTCTTACCGGTATACATATTCACTTCACCGATTCTTAAACTCTTGGGACAACCAGATGATCTAGCTGAACAATCTGGTCTAGTGACTATCTGGTTGATTCCTGTTCATTTCGCCTTCGCTTTTCAACTCCCATTACAACGATACCTTCAGTGCCAACATAAGACACCAATTACTGCGTATGTTTCTTGGTTTGTTCTAGCGTTTCATATCTTTGTCAACTGGTTATTCATTTACAAACTCGGTTTCGGTATTATTGGAGCTGCTGTAACTATGAATATTTCATGGTGGATTATAGTTTTGGTATTGTGTTGGTATGTTGTTTGTGGTGGTTGCCCTGAAACTTGGACTGGCTTCTCTACTGAAGCCTTTTCTGGCCTTTGGGAGTTTTTCAAACTCTCCGCCGCTTCTGGTGTCATGCTATG TTTGGAGAACTGGTATTATAGAATACTGATTTTAATGACTGGGAACTTGAACAATGCTACAATTGCAGTCTCAGCTCTAGCAGTCTG CATGAGCATAAATGCATGGGAGATGTCAATTCCGTTTGCTTTCTTCGCTGCAACTGG AGTAAGGGTTGCAAATGAGCTGGGAGCAGGGAATGGAAAAGCAGCGAAATTCGCTTCCATAGTTTCAGCCATAACGTCTTTGATAGTAGGGCTTTGTATTTGCGTTCTGATACTAATTCTTCATGGGAAGTTGGCGACCATTTTCACCTCCAGCAATATCGTCATCGAAGAAGTTGATAATCTTGCAATCCTCTTGGCCATCACAATTTTCCTCAACAGCATTCAGCCTGTCCTCTCTG GGATAGCGGTTGGTTCAGGATGGCAAGCGTCTGTAGCTTACATAAACATTGGCTGTTATTATATAGTTGGACTTCCACTTGGTGCCGTCCTCGGATGGGTTTTCCATCTTGGTGTCCAG GGTATATGGAGTGGCATGATTGGCGGCACTGCTATTCAAACCTTGATTTTGCtcataatcaccattagatgTGATTGGGATATGCAG GCTGAGAAGGCAAGCTTGCGAATGACTGCTAAAAAGTAA
- the LOC113271823 gene encoding uncharacterized protein LOC113271823 codes for MEHRIQKWIGKTLAQASKMILNKDTLANLATYQMSCFMLPKKITNKRDAIQRDFWWGKETNNKGYYPASYSCLCKPIHKGGLGFRDAHKFNLALIAKLSWRILKEPKALWVSQLRPKYFRKTSSFRANIPTSSSWIWKCTYKGIKLVEQNNIWEIGEGKKVNIWEDNWIPDLEENLKNYKTT; via the coding sequence ATGGAGCACAGAATTCAGAAATGGATAGGAAAAACTCTAGCACAAGCCAGCAAAATGATACTAAACAAAGATACCCTGGCAAACTTAGCTACTTATCAGATGAGCTGCTTCATGTTGCcaaagaaaataacaaacaaaagaGATGCTATTCagagagatttctggtgggggaAAGAAACTAATAATAAAGGTTATTATCCAGCCTCTTATTCTTGTCTCTGTAAACCCATCCATAAAGGGGGACTAGGTTTTAGGGATGCCCATAAATTCAATTTAGCTCTTATAGCCAAATTGTCTTGGAGAATTCTAAAGGAACCTAAGGCTCTTTGGGTTTCTCAACTTAGACCTAAATACTTCAGGAAAACTTCTTCTTTTAGAGCAAACATTCCAACCTctagttcttggatttggaagtgcACCTATAAAGGAATAAAATTAGTGGAACAAAACAATATATGGGAAATTGGAGAGGGAAAGAAAGTTAATATTTGGGAGGATAATTGGATTCCTGACCTGGAAGAGAACCTTAAGAATTACAAGACTACCTAA